The following are encoded in a window of Brevibacillus sp. DP1.3A genomic DNA:
- a CDS encoding sporulation protein YpjB, with amino-acid sequence MKKNIRFLLFFLMIGLFLSWPIHNLYSKLNQPIEEKQLAALDQIAHELLTYAKKGDLEGAEQRIVQLAERFPNQHLPNPIRIESLNAVTQSILAAKQSFASANASEQQLLWHATRVRIAIDALTHDHQPMWRSYYPSLVTQVQNLQLSAVERNFSQFREQFDENYRLFLAIKPGMSIQLPEGQMSSITVAYDIISKEMRNSQVDWQLVREALRELTGSFQVAFVGEEKSTFARLMMRPDSPIVILASISIALIMALSYVAWKKYDGEIRST; translated from the coding sequence TTGAAGAAAAACATCCGGTTTTTATTATTCTTTCTCATGATCGGGTTGTTCTTGTCGTGGCCCATTCATAATTTGTACTCGAAGCTGAATCAACCGATAGAAGAAAAGCAGTTGGCAGCATTAGATCAAATTGCGCATGAGTTACTGACGTATGCAAAAAAGGGAGATCTTGAAGGGGCAGAGCAGCGGATTGTACAGCTCGCAGAACGATTCCCGAACCAGCATTTGCCCAATCCGATACGAATTGAGAGTCTGAATGCAGTGACACAGTCCATACTAGCAGCCAAGCAAAGCTTTGCTTCCGCAAACGCAAGTGAACAGCAATTGCTGTGGCATGCCACACGGGTCCGTATCGCCATAGACGCACTGACGCATGATCACCAGCCGATGTGGCGTAGTTACTATCCTTCTCTCGTCACACAGGTCCAAAACCTGCAGCTATCGGCTGTTGAACGGAATTTCAGTCAGTTTCGCGAACAGTTCGATGAAAATTACCGATTATTTTTGGCCATTAAGCCGGGGATGAGTATTCAGCTTCCAGAGGGCCAAATGTCCTCGATTACGGTTGCGTACGATATCATATCCAAAGAGATGCGAAACAGCCAAGTAGATTGGCAGCTGGTACGAGAGGCGTTGCGAGAATTGACCGGCTCTTTTCAAGTGGCTTTTGTGGGAGAAGAGAAGAGTACGTTTGCTCGTCTAATGATGCGGCCAGATTCACCTATTGTTATTCTCGCATCGATTTCGATTGCTTTGATCATGGCCTTGTCTTATGTGGCGTGGAAGAAATATGATGGAGAAATCCGTTCGACGTAA
- a CDS encoding DUF1405 domain-containing protein, with the protein MIWIWEWFRQSLGKRWFLWTLFVVNFLGTIYGFIWYGNQLAETPAYLIPFVPDSPTGSGLFSLVLLTYLLGRHIPVLEALAGITNFKYGVWAVCIIVAGWLMGNEVRWTDLMLIISHTGMAVESVLYARFYKLSLLPVGIAALWTLNNDFLDYVMDIHPWLPSVLDPYEGFVGLFTVLLSLISISVIWWVNMKYTTNKV; encoded by the coding sequence ATGATCTGGATATGGGAGTGGTTTCGGCAATCTTTGGGCAAAAGGTGGTTTCTTTGGACGCTGTTCGTCGTCAACTTTTTGGGAACCATATATGGATTTATCTGGTACGGTAACCAATTGGCTGAGACACCAGCATATTTGATTCCTTTTGTCCCGGACAGCCCGACAGGTAGCGGACTTTTTTCGCTTGTACTCCTTACCTATTTGTTGGGTCGCCACATTCCTGTACTGGAAGCTTTGGCTGGCATCACCAATTTTAAGTATGGTGTCTGGGCCGTCTGCATTATCGTGGCTGGTTGGTTGATGGGCAATGAAGTGCGTTGGACAGACCTGATGCTGATCATTTCCCACACCGGCATGGCTGTGGAATCTGTTTTGTATGCGCGTTTTTACAAGCTAAGTCTTCTGCCGGTGGGAATCGCTGCGCTGTGGACACTGAATAATGATTTTCTCGATTACGTCATGGACATCCATCCGTGGCTGCCGAGTGTACTAGATCCATATGAGGGCTTCGTTGGGTTGTTTACGGTTCTTCTCAGTCTGATCTCGATCTCGGTGATCTGGTGGGTGAATATGAAGTATACGACAAATAAGGTCTAA
- a CDS encoding menaquinol-cytochrome c reductase cytochrome b/c subunit — protein sequence MAKQDKDATFVGDSRVSAKRIPNISPSYSDFPGKNEPFWPNFLLKEWMVAAVCLVGFLVLTVSHPSPLTDKANPNDTSFIPLPDWYFLFLYQLLKYPWAAGDWVVLGIVVIPGIAFGALMLAPWLDTSKERRPSKRPVATGLMLTALVGIFYLTWAANHEYHLAHPDKGKGTGGKQGSSATAPAPADTSFTADALWKAQTSCMGCHGKNMEGGMGPNLQKIGATLDAAKITDVIKNGKGGMPAGLLKDDAEIAKLAEYMAGLK from the coding sequence ATGGCAAAACAAGATAAAGATGCTACCTTCGTCGGAGATTCCCGAGTATCGGCGAAGCGTATTCCAAACATTTCTCCATCCTACTCCGACTTTCCGGGTAAAAACGAGCCCTTTTGGCCAAACTTCCTGTTGAAAGAGTGGATGGTGGCAGCCGTTTGCTTGGTTGGTTTCCTTGTGTTAACGGTCTCACATCCGTCGCCGTTAACTGACAAAGCAAACCCGAATGATACTTCATTCATTCCGTTGCCAGACTGGTACTTCTTGTTCCTGTATCAATTGCTGAAATATCCATGGGCTGCAGGGGATTGGGTCGTTCTTGGAATCGTTGTTATTCCAGGTATCGCATTTGGTGCACTGATGCTGGCGCCTTGGCTGGATACCAGCAAAGAGCGTCGTCCTAGCAAGCGTCCAGTTGCTACAGGCTTGATGCTGACGGCACTCGTTGGTATTTTCTACCTGACTTGGGCGGCAAACCATGAATATCATCTGGCTCACCCAGATAAAGGTAAAGGAACTGGTGGTAAACAGGGATCTAGTGCAACTGCACCTGCTCCGGCTGACACCAGCTTTACAGCAGATGCGCTTTGGAAAGCGCAAACAAGCTGTATGGGATGCCATGGTAAAAACATGGAGGGTGGCATGGGTCCAAACCTCCAAAAAATCGGTGCAACTTTGGATGCAGCCAAGATTACTGACGTCATCAAGAACGGTAAAGGCGGAATGCCAGCCGGTTTGCTCAAAGATGATGCAGAAATCGCAAAGCTAGCTGAATACATGGCTGGCTTGAAATAA
- the qcrB gene encoding menaquinol-cytochrome c reductase cytochrome b subunit, which yields MMQKMYDWVDERLNITPMWRDLADHEVPEHVNPAHHFSAFVYCFGGLTFFITVIQILSGMFLTMYYVPDVINAYESVKYLQNEVAFGVIVRGMHHWGASLVIVMMFLHTLRVFFTGAYKKPRELNWVVGVLIFFVMLGLGFTGYLLPWDNTAYFATKVGVQIADSVPFIGPYVKTLLTGGDILGAQTLTRFFAIHVFFLPGALLGLLGAHFVMIRSQGISGPL from the coding sequence ATGATGCAAAAAATGTATGATTGGGTCGACGAGCGCTTAAACATCACTCCGATGTGGCGTGACTTGGCTGACCACGAAGTACCTGAGCACGTGAACCCGGCACATCATTTTTCAGCTTTTGTTTACTGCTTTGGTGGACTTACGTTCTTTATTACCGTTATTCAAATCTTGTCTGGTATGTTCTTGACGATGTATTATGTACCAGACGTTATCAATGCTTACGAATCCGTTAAGTACCTCCAGAACGAAGTAGCGTTCGGGGTAATCGTACGCGGTATGCATCACTGGGGTGCCAGCTTGGTAATCGTGATGATGTTCCTACATACTCTGCGTGTATTCTTTACAGGTGCTTACAAAAAGCCTCGTGAATTGAACTGGGTAGTCGGCGTACTGATTTTCTTCGTTATGCTGGGCCTCGGTTTCACAGGTTACCTCTTGCCTTGGGATAACACCGCATACTTTGCGACCAAAGTAGGTGTGCAGATCGCTGACTCTGTACCTTTCATCGGTCCATATGTGAAAACTTTGCTCACAGGTGGAGACATTCTAGGGGCGCAAACCCTTACCCGTTTCTTCGCGATTCACGTGTTCTTCCTCCCAGGCGCACTGCTTGGACTGTTGGGAGCTCACTTTGTTATGATCCGTTCGCAAGGTATCTCGGGTCCACTATAA
- a CDS encoding ubiquinol-cytochrome c reductase iron-sulfur subunit: protein MGDKREISRRTFLNYALMGTGGFLAAGMITPMIRFAVDPLLQGHAGGDKVAVGSPDEFSAVPKRVEFKVHTKDGWYESESTLTAWVTKNDKGEILALSPICKHLGCTVDWGTGPGQPNEYFCPCHMGRYSINGEHILGTPPTASLDEYETEVKDGKLYLGKVKANPRPGVNG from the coding sequence ATGGGAGACAAACGCGAAATTTCCAGGCGTACATTTTTGAACTACGCCCTGATGGGAACTGGCGGATTCCTTGCTGCGGGAATGATCACCCCAATGATTCGCTTTGCGGTAGACCCCCTTCTGCAAGGACATGCAGGTGGAGATAAAGTAGCTGTCGGCAGTCCGGATGAGTTTAGTGCCGTGCCAAAACGCGTAGAATTCAAGGTCCATACCAAGGACGGTTGGTATGAATCAGAATCTACACTTACTGCATGGGTTACCAAGAACGACAAGGGTGAGATTCTTGCTCTGTCCCCGATCTGTAAGCACTTAGGGTGTACGGTTGACTGGGGAACTGGCCCAGGACAACCAAATGAGTACTTCTGTCCTTGCCACATGGGTCGTTATTCGATCAATGGCGAGCACATTTTGGGAACGCCACCGACGGCCTCTCTTGATGAGTATGAGACAGAAGTCAAAGATGGAAAATTGTATTTAGGTAAAGTAAAAGCAAATCCTCGTCCGGGGGTGAACGGCTAA
- a CDS encoding DUF2487 family protein, which produces MQWNLNDFENWEELRSFVDTALLPLYLYNADRKVEEHVVRMNYLLNVAAGIEQRLKGRVLLFPLSYQIGEEQLEQRTPAEFPYKVLLHFRGEQIQLKERAEEGVLTLLVGEEDLESSLRFEVTVDVLYKEVIKLWQTVRG; this is translated from the coding sequence ATGCAGTGGAACCTGAACGATTTTGAAAACTGGGAGGAGTTGCGGTCCTTTGTGGATACCGCGCTGCTCCCTCTTTATTTGTACAACGCCGACAGAAAAGTAGAAGAGCATGTTGTACGCATGAACTACTTATTAAATGTAGCGGCTGGGATTGAGCAGCGACTGAAGGGACGCGTGCTGCTATTTCCGTTAAGCTATCAAATCGGAGAAGAGCAGCTGGAACAACGAACACCGGCGGAATTCCCCTATAAAGTACTGCTTCATTTTCGCGGAGAACAGATTCAATTAAAGGAACGAGCAGAAGAAGGCGTATTAACCTTATTGGTAGGGGAAGAAGACCTGGAATCTTCTTTGCGTTTTGAAGTGACTGTGGATGTGCTGTACAAAGAGGTCATCAAGTTGTGGCAAACCGTCCGGGGATAA
- a CDS encoding IDEAL domain-containing protein, giving the protein MEWPNFYSNAYGTNNQMVSGLLSEMVIDEQMRQYRKRTLIQEIDEALASKNKELFLRLTDELKEIMAYEQA; this is encoded by the coding sequence ATGGAGTGGCCGAATTTCTATTCCAACGCGTACGGAACGAACAATCAAATGGTTTCCGGTTTGCTATCTGAAATGGTGATCGACGAGCAGATGCGTCAATATCGCAAGCGCACGCTAATTCAGGAGATTGATGAGGCACTTGCATCGAAAAACAAAGAGCTGTTTTTGCGCTTAACAGACGAATTAAAAGAAATCATGGCTTACGAGCAAGCCTAA
- a CDS encoding tetratricopeptide repeat protein, translated as MPKKWLYVIDEAIKRIENDEVELGLTALQKVQEHGKDLPDVMMYLAEVWYRLGHMEEASQLLTDVMAKNPQMDSSLRRECQLLLAEIALDSSDFETAQHLLYECKESGFESIQLDLLLADLYSLQDLDEVAVKYLEQARLKEPDNQDIMAALGNLYFRIGEDEKAMKLLEQAGDESLSMLLTKGRSYAQSGQFEQAYQVFRQALVMDRSPEVLYGCALMAFHVGRLDEAAELVSSLQAVDEEYVAAYPLAADVNLSKGKTEAAIEALKQYVSLSGFDLDQIRRLIALLTQAGRYEEAKEYQQLHDLWDHESDEEQ; from the coding sequence ATGCCGAAAAAGTGGCTGTATGTCATAGACGAAGCGATCAAGCGGATCGAAAACGATGAAGTGGAGTTGGGCTTGACCGCTTTGCAAAAGGTTCAGGAGCATGGAAAAGATTTGCCGGATGTCATGATGTATTTGGCAGAGGTTTGGTATCGACTCGGTCATATGGAAGAGGCGAGTCAATTGCTGACAGATGTCATGGCCAAAAATCCGCAAATGGACTCCTCTTTGCGCAGAGAATGCCAGCTGCTGTTGGCGGAGATTGCTTTGGATTCCAGTGATTTTGAGACGGCGCAACACCTTCTCTATGAATGCAAAGAATCTGGCTTTGAAAGCATCCAGCTTGACTTGTTGTTAGCGGATCTGTATTCACTCCAAGATTTAGATGAAGTAGCGGTCAAGTATTTGGAACAAGCAAGACTAAAGGAGCCAGACAACCAAGATATTATGGCAGCACTGGGTAACTTGTATTTCCGCATTGGAGAAGACGAGAAAGCAATGAAGCTCCTGGAACAAGCTGGCGATGAAAGTCTTTCCATGCTTTTGACGAAGGGACGCTCGTACGCACAAAGCGGTCAATTCGAACAGGCTTACCAAGTATTCCGTCAGGCGCTGGTCATGGATCGTTCGCCAGAAGTACTCTACGGATGTGCACTGATGGCATTCCACGTAGGACGACTGGATGAAGCAGCAGAATTGGTCAGCAGTTTGCAAGCGGTTGACGAGGAGTATGTGGCTGCTTACCCATTAGCTGCAGATGTGAATCTTTCAAAGGGGAAAACAGAAGCAGCTATTGAGGCGCTAAAGCAATATGTTTCATTGTCAGGTTTCGATTTGGATCAAATCCGCAGGCTGATTGCCCTTTTGACTCAAGCCGGGCGCTATGAGGAAGCGAAAGAATACCAACAGCTTCACGACCTGTGGGACCATGAATCCGACGAAGAGCAATAA
- a CDS encoding zf-HC2 domain-containing protein — protein MMRCEEVQEILPEYAENLLPEVTQRRVDHHMAACYACRSDYEIWSDSGEWMEMDKEEYHSVTPSRSIVDAVMARILSEEQWAIPIGRKIFSVTARMRRMGASVAVLLLMVFSFTLYVNTSTTEHANSLVINGEVMEMNSPKAQVISSSMQTDDGTYVVEAQPYTSQGDSLEHATASIVPLDGKPTSTDLAKPNYSIVLSIFGILITVLTMSWLTRA, from the coding sequence ATGATGAGATGTGAAGAAGTTCAGGAAATACTGCCTGAATACGCCGAAAATCTGTTGCCTGAGGTGACCCAACGCCGGGTTGATCACCATATGGCTGCATGCTATGCCTGTCGTTCCGACTATGAGATTTGGTCGGACAGTGGTGAGTGGATGGAAATGGATAAAGAAGAATACCATTCTGTAACTCCATCACGTTCCATTGTAGACGCGGTGATGGCCCGTATTTTATCGGAAGAGCAGTGGGCGATCCCGATTGGCAGAAAAATTTTCAGCGTGACAGCGAGAATGCGACGCATGGGTGCGAGTGTAGCTGTTTTGTTGCTGATGGTTTTTTCGTTCACTTTATATGTGAATACAAGTACCACAGAGCATGCGAATTCGCTCGTTATTAACGGAGAAGTTATGGAGATGAACTCACCAAAGGCGCAAGTCATTTCTTCTTCCATGCAAACAGATGACGGTACATACGTGGTTGAAGCTCAGCCATATACGTCGCAAGGAGATTCTCTGGAACATGCTACTGCTTCGATCGTACCGCTTGATGGGAAGCCGACTTCTACTGATTTAGCCAAGCCGAATTACAGCATTGTACTTAGTATTTTTGGAATCCTTATTACTGTTCTTACAATGAGCTGGCTAACGCGAGCATAA
- a CDS encoding RNA polymerase sigma factor, with amino-acid sequence MTDSQLIREIKEGNLECYAELIRRYEKKILSFVTHLLRQAHLEHIAEDICQETFYKAYKSIHSFRDVEATFSTWLYTIARNSVLSELRKSRNSDVYLDDTLQVPMASPKTLPEQVLLRNERESMVRLAINSLPEKQRSALILREYEQMDYTEIATILDLTVSSVKSLLFRARQSIRGQLENYILDPHLDEAEGMNR; translated from the coding sequence ATGACCGATTCCCAGCTTATCCGAGAGATTAAAGAAGGTAATCTGGAATGCTATGCTGAACTGATTCGTCGATATGAAAAAAAGATCCTCTCATTTGTCACTCATCTTTTGCGTCAGGCACATTTAGAGCATATAGCGGAGGATATATGTCAGGAGACGTTTTACAAGGCGTATAAGAGCATTCATTCTTTCCGAGATGTAGAAGCTACATTCTCCACCTGGCTCTATACGATTGCACGCAACTCCGTACTCAGTGAATTGCGCAAGAGTCGCAATTCTGACGTGTATCTGGATGATACGTTGCAAGTGCCTATGGCATCTCCCAAGACACTGCCTGAGCAAGTTTTGCTCCGGAATGAAAGGGAGAGCATGGTAAGACTGGCAATCAACAGTTTACCAGAGAAGCAACGCTCAGCACTGATATTACGCGAGTACGAACAAATGGATTACACAGAAATCGCTACGATTCTGGATTTAACAGTGAGCTCTGTGAAGTCTCTACTGTTTCGAGCGCGGCAAAGTATTCGTGGACAGTTGGAAAACTACATCCTGGACCCTCATTTGGATGAAGCTGAAGGGATGAATCGATGA
- a CDS encoding amidohydrolase family protein codes for MLEQGMVIRGGTIVTALGMKEADIWIRHGKIVRIAKDTLTKNPFNDLYEEIDATDMYLLPGFVAFPTHSLYKIKDVDVYIEAMRNLISSGCTSLVDIFRPERWMSRPQIHYQQTQHFNSLLDYVWHVEIDVTDLHGDRLAEWMNHGYSSFHVTIRNPEEISTIKWETLLQLHTSKHTILHMQVQNDPFLKKEQRELIRQIWMEATRYWRLRTVITDSQAAFHFEENDPYLHIFRLPAEVTDQGLRQLHRQWFGSWQVASPIHDVRIDTRKSWCTPEELLCLLVRLTSTNVAKAIGLYPRKGSLTTGADADIVFLKKENWLTKNDLSTILNFSEMHLPTSVMSNGKWIYRNMRFIPLIGMGKCLIDTKPYAYVI; via the coding sequence ATGCTGGAGCAAGGGATGGTCATACGCGGGGGAACGATTGTCACAGCACTAGGAATGAAAGAAGCAGATATTTGGATCCGTCATGGGAAAATTGTACGAATTGCTAAAGATACTTTGACGAAAAACCCTTTCAACGATTTATATGAAGAAATAGATGCCACCGATATGTATCTTTTGCCCGGTTTCGTCGCATTCCCGACACATTCGTTGTATAAAATCAAAGATGTAGATGTTTATATAGAAGCTATGCGAAATCTCATCAGCTCGGGATGTACAAGCCTGGTGGACATCTTCCGGCCAGAGCGTTGGATGAGCAGACCGCAAATTCACTATCAACAAACCCAACACTTCAACAGCTTGTTAGATTATGTTTGGCATGTGGAAATCGATGTCACCGATCTTCACGGTGACCGTTTAGCGGAGTGGATGAACCATGGTTATTCTTCGTTTCATGTCACGATTCGAAATCCAGAAGAAATTTCCACAATAAAATGGGAAACGCTTTTGCAACTTCATACGTCTAAACATACGATCCTGCACATGCAGGTGCAAAATGATCCGTTTTTGAAAAAAGAACAACGGGAACTCATTCGACAGATTTGGATGGAGGCTACTCGTTATTGGCGGTTACGCACCGTCATTACGGATTCTCAAGCGGCCTTTCATTTTGAAGAAAATGACCCGTACCTGCATATCTTTCGTTTGCCTGCTGAAGTGACGGATCAAGGTCTTCGTCAATTACATCGTCAATGGTTTGGGAGCTGGCAAGTAGCGTCTCCAATTCACGATGTGCGGATTGATACACGAAAGAGCTGGTGTACGCCAGAAGAATTGCTTTGCTTGCTAGTCAGGCTCACTTCGACAAATGTTGCAAAAGCAATTGGACTGTATCCGCGAAAAGGGAGCTTGACAACTGGCGCAGACGCTGATATCGTTTTCCTGAAAAAGGAAAACTGGTTGACAAAGAATGATCTTTCCACTATTCTCAATTTTAGTGAAATGCATCTTCCAACATCTGTTATGTCGAACGGTAAATGGATATATCGAAATATGCGATTTATCCCTTTGATTGGTATGGGTAAGTGTTTAATCGACACGAAGCCCTACGCTTATGTCATATAA
- the aroA gene encoding 3-phosphoshikimate 1-carboxyvinyltransferase — translation MLRVQQAKQIKGTVRVPGDKSISHRAVMFGALAEGTTTIEGFLPGADCLSTISCFRRMGIEIEQQGDAVTVQGKGWYGLQEPAQHLDVGNSGTTIRLMAGIMATQPFHVVMEGDESIAKRPMRRVIGPLRQMGAKIDGRKDGEYTPLSIRGGELQGMAYQSPVASAQVKSAIMLAGLQAKGVTSVTEPHLSRDHTERMLQAFGVQVVRDGLTVSVEGGQKLKGRAISVPGDISSAAFLIAAVMVVPGSSLLIENVGINPSRTGIIDVVKAMGGSLELLNERIVNEEPVADLLVTHSELHGIEIAGDIIPRLIDEIPVIAVMATQAKGQTVIRDAEELKVKETDRIATVVSQLSKFGARLTPTDDGMIIEGKTGLTGAVIDSMGDHRIGMAMAIAGLVADGETTIENDDAIDVSFPGFHDLLVKISQS, via the coding sequence ATGCTTCGCGTACAACAAGCCAAACAAATCAAAGGTACCGTTCGCGTGCCAGGAGATAAGTCTATTTCCCATCGTGCCGTCATGTTTGGAGCTCTAGCAGAAGGAACCACAACCATTGAAGGCTTTTTGCCGGGTGCCGATTGCTTGAGCACGATTAGCTGCTTTCGTCGGATGGGCATCGAGATTGAACAACAAGGAGATGCCGTAACCGTACAAGGAAAAGGCTGGTACGGCTTGCAGGAACCTGCTCAACATTTGGATGTAGGGAACTCCGGTACGACCATTCGCTTAATGGCAGGGATCATGGCAACACAGCCTTTCCATGTGGTGATGGAAGGTGATGAGTCCATTGCCAAAAGACCGATGCGTCGGGTGATCGGACCGCTCCGTCAAATGGGCGCCAAAATCGATGGAAGAAAAGATGGCGAATACACACCGTTATCCATTCGAGGCGGTGAGCTTCAAGGGATGGCGTATCAATCCCCAGTTGCAAGTGCACAAGTGAAGTCAGCGATTATGTTGGCAGGGTTGCAGGCAAAAGGCGTGACTAGTGTAACAGAGCCGCATTTATCCCGTGATCATACAGAGCGTATGCTGCAAGCATTTGGTGTACAAGTTGTGCGTGATGGCTTGACCGTTTCAGTAGAAGGCGGACAAAAGCTGAAGGGCCGTGCCATTTCTGTTCCTGGTGACATTTCTTCCGCTGCTTTTTTGATTGCAGCCGTAATGGTCGTACCAGGCAGTTCTCTTCTGATTGAAAATGTCGGAATCAACCCGAGCCGCACGGGCATCATTGATGTTGTCAAGGCGATGGGGGGAAGCCTGGAGCTTTTGAATGAGCGAATCGTAAATGAAGAACCGGTTGCAGACCTCCTCGTGACGCATTCGGAGCTGCACGGTATTGAAATTGCCGGAGATATCATTCCACGTCTGATTGACGAAATTCCAGTGATTGCAGTCATGGCAACGCAGGCCAAAGGACAAACTGTTATCCGTGATGCCGAAGAGCTGAAAGTAAAGGAGACAGACCGTATTGCCACGGTGGTTAGTCAACTCTCCAAATTCGGTGCTAGGTTGACACCTACCGATGACGGAATGATCATCGAAGGAAAGACAGGATTGACAGGGGCTGTCATCGATAGCATGGGGGATCACCGAATTGGCATGGCGATGGCGATTGCAGGTCTTGTTGCCGATGGTGAGACGACAATCGAAAATGATGATGCGATTGATGTATCGTTCCCTGGCTTCCATGACTTGCTTGTGAAAATCAGTCAATCATAA
- a CDS encoding prephenate dehydrogenase has protein sequence MKKTTITVIGVGLIGGSIALSMRRDPNIRVVGYDLRQDCLDKALTLGVIHAGTTDLQTAVREANVIFLASPVEQIVATIRSLVEMELQPGVIITDVGSTKAGIVRQAADVIPYHVTFIGGHPMAGSHKSGVEAASDRLMENAYYVLTPAPGTPEEKVKQLSELLTLTRAKVVQMDAASHDQVVGAVSHFPHILASALVNLVAGYDEENAWHATLAAGGFRDITRIASSNPQMWRDILLQNRAPILKIAKDWANALEDVVHLVEQGDPEGIEHFFKTAREFRDSLPERKTGALPPLNDLYIDIPDNPGEIGRITTLLGARHINITNLQIRETREDVYGVLRITFQSQQELEKGEEVLRFFDYNVYKRT, from the coding sequence ATGAAAAAAACCACCATTACTGTAATCGGCGTCGGGTTGATCGGCGGCTCAATCGCGCTGTCAATGCGACGCGATCCAAATATTCGGGTAGTCGGCTACGATTTACGTCAGGATTGTTTGGATAAAGCACTGACTCTTGGTGTTATTCATGCTGGCACAACCGATTTGCAGACCGCAGTTCGAGAAGCAAATGTCATTTTCCTCGCATCGCCTGTAGAGCAAATCGTTGCAACCATTCGTTCGTTAGTGGAAATGGAGCTGCAGCCTGGTGTGATCATTACGGATGTTGGCAGTACAAAAGCAGGTATTGTCAGACAAGCGGCGGATGTCATTCCCTATCATGTTACGTTTATAGGTGGGCATCCGATGGCTGGCTCGCATAAATCCGGCGTGGAAGCTGCTTCTGACCGTCTTATGGAAAACGCCTATTATGTTTTGACACCAGCACCGGGAACACCTGAAGAAAAAGTAAAGCAATTGTCTGAACTACTCACACTGACTCGTGCAAAAGTCGTGCAAATGGACGCAGCTTCGCATGATCAGGTCGTTGGTGCAGTCAGCCATTTCCCGCACATTCTCGCTTCTGCTCTGGTCAATCTGGTGGCAGGGTACGACGAGGAAAATGCTTGGCATGCAACCCTTGCTGCTGGTGGCTTCCGTGACATTACGCGCATTGCATCGAGCAACCCTCAGATGTGGCGTGACATCTTGTTGCAAAATCGTGCTCCGATCCTGAAAATCGCAAAAGACTGGGCAAACGCATTGGAAGATGTCGTTCACCTTGTAGAGCAGGGAGATCCAGAAGGAATCGAGCATTTCTTCAAAACGGCACGTGAATTCCGCGACAGCTTGCCTGAGCGCAAAACGGGTGCATTGCCTCCTTTGAACGATTTGTATATCGATATCCCAGACAACCCGGGCGAAATCGGACGAATTACGACACTATTGGGAGCAAGACATATCAACATCACGAATCTCCAAATCAGAGAGACACGAGAAGACGTTTATGGGGTGCTACGGATTACGTTCCAATCGCAACAAGAGTTGGAAAAGGGAGAGGAAGTTCTTCGCTTTTTCGATTACAATGTATACAAGCGCACATAA